In Chromobacterium rhizoryzae, one genomic interval encodes:
- a CDS encoding chemotaxis protein CheW, whose translation MKPLHLQRKHDNAASAEPQADARQYLTFQLGGDVFAIGILAIREILEYLKPTHVPLMPAFIRGVMNLRGSVVPVIDLSLRFARGETEINRRTCVVIIEVEGEEQLQLIGILVDAVHEVLAIPDADIEPPPQFGSKIRVDFIAGMAKLDGHFIVLLNVNKVLSVDEMALISSLGQQDAAAETQTEKA comes from the coding sequence ATGAAACCGCTCCATCTGCAGCGCAAGCACGACAACGCCGCCTCCGCCGAACCGCAGGCCGACGCCCGCCAATACCTGACTTTCCAGCTGGGCGGCGACGTCTTCGCCATCGGCATCCTGGCGATACGCGAAATCCTGGAATACCTGAAACCCACCCACGTGCCGCTGATGCCGGCCTTCATCCGCGGCGTGATGAATTTGCGCGGCTCGGTGGTGCCGGTGATAGACCTGTCGCTGCGCTTCGCCCGCGGCGAAACCGAAATCAATCGCCGCACCTGCGTCGTCATCATCGAAGTGGAGGGCGAAGAACAATTGCAGCTGATCGGCATTCTGGTGGACGCGGTGCATGAGGTGCTGGCCATCCCCGACGCCGATATCGAACCGCCGCCTCAGTTCGGCAGCAAGATACGCGTCGACTTCATCGCCGGCATGGCCAAGCTGGACGGCCATTTCATCGTGCTGCTCAACGTCAACAAAGTGCTGTCGGTCGATGAAATGGCCTTGATCTCCAGCCTGGGCCAACAGGACGCCGCCGCGGAAACCCAGACGGAAAAGGCCTGA
- a CDS encoding methyl-accepting chemotaxis protein, giving the protein MPAHFVPAPGRSALSVSRQLKLGFGALLILLLALIAAGLYGLEQFHTQLEEITQVYGRHARLSDRMHVQIQEMRIDYRSLIIVSSRRDIQAWRERYLAARGRYLELERKLADAIERQQAPGKDALQRSMRQLQAQRGLAFPMLDQGVRQAAANQKYEARKALDQAAPALLAPLRQVREQAHALRQQAALQAERRGRELKTLLMALAGGSALAGLALAWAIHRNLWRILGAEPDALAERMREMAAGRLSRGDRPPSGTRRSVHATLSYCSRHLSDIILDVRRSADQLADSAQEIRATAEALAQNSWAAALSVGATAHSCAQMHEVSQSNLAQAELTNAAAHDAARQVADGKQAVQTAESALEQIARRIEIVEDIAYQTNLLALNAAIEAATAGPHGRGFAVVADDVRKLAERSQNAAREIGELARRSRHEARLAARALSGILERSAATAELVGGISTASREEARGIAQVNSSMEHLGDVSQRNTANSEALAATAAEVHKQAARLQQQIAYFLVRESGAAAEDAPNPP; this is encoded by the coding sequence ATGCCGGCCCACTTCGTCCCCGCGCCCGGCCGAAGCGCCCTGTCCGTCTCCCGGCAACTGAAACTGGGCTTCGGCGCGCTGCTGATCCTGCTGCTGGCCCTGATCGCCGCCGGGCTCTACGGCCTTGAGCAATTCCATACCCAGTTGGAAGAAATCACCCAAGTCTATGGCCGCCACGCCCGGCTCAGCGACCGCATGCACGTCCAGATCCAGGAAATGCGCATCGACTACCGCTCGCTGATCATCGTCTCCAGCCGCCGCGACATCCAGGCCTGGCGGGAGCGCTATCTGGCCGCCCGCGGCCGCTATCTGGAGTTGGAGCGGAAACTGGCCGACGCCATCGAACGGCAGCAGGCGCCGGGCAAGGACGCGCTGCAACGCTCGATGCGGCAGCTGCAAGCCCAGCGCGGCCTGGCCTTCCCCATGCTGGACCAGGGCGTGCGCCAGGCCGCCGCCAATCAGAAGTACGAAGCCCGCAAAGCGCTGGACCAGGCCGCGCCGGCGCTGCTCGCCCCGCTGCGGCAAGTCCGCGAACAAGCGCACGCCTTGCGCCAGCAAGCCGCCCTGCAAGCGGAGCGCCGCGGCCGCGAACTGAAAACGCTGCTGATGGCGCTGGCCGGCGGCAGCGCGCTGGCCGGCCTGGCGCTGGCCTGGGCCATCCACCGCAATCTGTGGCGCATTCTGGGCGCCGAGCCCGACGCGCTGGCCGAGCGCATGCGCGAGATGGCCGCCGGCCGGCTCTCCCGCGGCGACAGGCCGCCCTCCGGAACGCGCCGCAGCGTGCACGCCACCCTGAGCTACTGCAGCCGCCACCTGAGCGACATCATCCTGGACGTGCGCCGCAGCGCCGACCAACTGGCCGACAGCGCCCAGGAAATCCGGGCCACCGCCGAGGCGCTGGCGCAAAACAGCTGGGCCGCCGCGCTCAGCGTCGGCGCCACCGCCCACTCCTGCGCCCAAATGCACGAAGTCAGCCAAAGCAATCTGGCGCAGGCGGAACTGACCAACGCCGCCGCGCACGACGCCGCGCGCCAGGTGGCGGACGGCAAGCAAGCGGTGCAGACCGCGGAAAGCGCGCTGGAGCAGATCGCCAGGCGCATAGAAATCGTCGAGGACATCGCCTACCAGACCAATTTGCTGGCCCTCAACGCCGCCATCGAAGCCGCCACCGCCGGCCCGCACGGCCGCGGCTTCGCCGTGGTGGCCGACGACGTGCGCAAACTGGCGGAACGCAGCCAGAACGCCGCCCGGGAAATCGGCGAACTGGCCCGGCGCAGCCGCCATGAAGCGCGTCTGGCCGCGCGCGCGCTGTCCGGCATTCTGGAGCGCAGCGCGGCCACCGCGGAGTTGGTGGGCGGCATCAGCACCGCCAGCCGGGAAGAAGCACGCGGCATCGCCCAGGTAAACAGCTCGATGGAACACCTGGGCGACGTGTCCCAGCGCAACACCGCCAACAGCGAAGCCCTGGCCGCCACCGCCGCCGAAGTGCACAAACAGGCTGCGCGCCTGCAACAGCAAATCGCCTATTTCCTGGTCCGGGAATCGGGCGCGGCGGCGGAGGACGCGCCGAATCCGCCCTGA
- a CDS encoding methyl-accepting chemotaxis protein — MSQYKHGMSIAQKLGLGFGLIIALMLICVSAALYGLEISNIALRDITQVNNVESRLARQLISDNQDIRIAYRNVMLAEGPADINSALQAYQASKVAYMDREKKLAEVFRQADNNTPQELEQMSRIQNMRPATLTMVDKAVDLANQGRQDEAKKLMQNEIAPQMVAFNQQLTALADLEDKLNDQLANQANASYQQAHWVMIALSLLAALISAGLATLITRNLLRTLGGEPHYVSEVMRQVADGNLDAEIRLRPGDQSSLCAAIAVTIERMRNIIAEVKSGSEALSSAAQQINSTSQALSQAASEQAAGIEETSASVEEMSSSISQTNDNARVTESIATKASREAAEGGEAVRRTVEAMRQIADKIGIVDDIAYQTNLLALNAAIEAARAGEHGKGFAVVAAEVRKLAERSQIAAQEISGVAGSSVKLAEQAGQFLEEIVRSSSRTADLVQEIAAASNEQASGVSQINSAIQQLSLTTQQNASASEELASTAEEMNDQAEHLHELMGYFKLGAAESFHPAPRARREPLLPHKPLHPPLAEESDFIRF, encoded by the coding sequence ATGAGCCAATACAAACACGGCATGTCCATCGCGCAGAAGCTCGGCCTGGGCTTCGGCCTGATCATCGCGCTGATGCTGATCTGCGTCAGCGCGGCGCTGTACGGGCTGGAGATCAGCAATATCGCCCTGCGCGACATCACCCAGGTCAACAATGTGGAAAGCCGGCTGGCGCGCCAATTGATCAGCGACAACCAGGACATCCGCATCGCCTACCGCAATGTGATGCTGGCCGAGGGGCCCGCCGACATCAACAGCGCGCTGCAAGCCTATCAGGCGAGCAAAGTCGCCTATATGGACAGGGAAAAGAAACTGGCCGAAGTCTTCCGGCAGGCCGACAACAACACCCCCCAGGAGCTGGAACAGATGAGCCGCATTCAGAACATGCGGCCGGCCACGCTCACGATGGTGGACAAGGCGGTGGACCTGGCCAATCAAGGGCGTCAGGACGAAGCCAAGAAACTGATGCAGAACGAGATCGCGCCGCAGATGGTCGCCTTCAACCAGCAACTGACCGCGCTGGCGGACCTGGAGGACAAACTCAACGACCAGTTGGCCAATCAGGCCAACGCCAGCTATCAACAGGCGCACTGGGTGATGATCGCGCTGTCCTTGCTGGCCGCCCTGATCAGCGCCGGCCTGGCCACCCTGATCACCCGCAATCTGCTGCGCACCCTGGGCGGAGAGCCGCACTATGTGTCCGAGGTGATGCGCCAGGTGGCCGACGGCAATCTGGACGCGGAAATCCGGCTGCGTCCGGGCGACCAAAGCAGCTTGTGCGCCGCCATCGCCGTCACCATTGAACGGATGCGCAACATCATCGCCGAGGTCAAGAGTGGCTCCGAGGCGCTGTCCAGCGCCGCGCAACAGATCAACTCCACCTCGCAGGCGTTGTCCCAGGCCGCCAGCGAGCAGGCGGCCGGCATCGAGGAAACTTCGGCCTCGGTGGAGGAAATGTCCTCCTCCATCAGCCAGACCAACGACAACGCCCGCGTCACCGAGAGCATCGCCACCAAGGCCTCGCGCGAGGCGGCCGAAGGCGGCGAGGCGGTGCGCCGCACCGTGGAGGCGATGCGCCAGATCGCCGACAAGATCGGCATCGTCGACGACATCGCCTACCAGACCAATCTGCTGGCGCTCAACGCCGCCATCGAAGCCGCGCGCGCCGGCGAACACGGCAAGGGCTTCGCCGTGGTGGCGGCCGAGGTGCGCAAGCTGGCCGAGCGCAGCCAGATCGCCGCCCAGGAAATCAGCGGCGTGGCCGGCAGCAGCGTCAAGCTGGCCGAGCAGGCCGGCCAGTTCCTGGAGGAAATCGTCCGCTCCAGCAGCCGCACCGCCGACCTGGTGCAGGAGATCGCCGCCGCCTCCAATGAACAGGCCAGCGGCGTCAGCCAGATCAACTCCGCCATCCAGCAACTGAGCCTGACCACGCAGCAAAACGCGTCCGCCAGCGAAGAGCTGGCTTCCACCGCCGAGGAAATGAACGATCAGGCCGAGCACCTGCACGAGTTGATGGGCTACTTCAAGCTGGGCGCCGCCGAGTCCTTCCACCCGGCGCCGCGCGCGCGGCGCGAGCCCCTGTTGCCGCACAAGCCGCTGCACCCGCCGCTGGCGGAAGAGTCCGACTTCATCCGTTTCTAA
- a CDS encoding formate dehydrogenase subunit gamma — translation MSKEKLIKRYSAAERVNHWIVAVCFVLLAISGLAFFYPAFFWLTGVFGTPQLARIIHPFVGVLMFVGFARQFLRYWHHNFLDKEDVKWMMAVKSVLSGHEVGDIGKYNGGQKGMFWLMTGCMLVLVCTGFIMWRPYFAMYFPIPVIRVALLLHAWSALILIAGIIVHVYAAIWVRGTIRAMVEGVVTHAWAKKHHPRWYREMTGDKNKP, via the coding sequence ATGAGCAAGGAAAAGCTGATCAAGCGCTACAGCGCGGCGGAACGCGTCAACCACTGGATCGTGGCGGTGTGCTTCGTGCTGTTGGCGATTTCCGGCCTGGCCTTCTTTTACCCGGCCTTCTTCTGGCTGACCGGCGTGTTCGGCACGCCGCAGCTGGCGCGCATCATCCACCCCTTCGTCGGGGTGCTGATGTTCGTCGGCTTCGCGCGCCAATTCCTGCGCTACTGGCATCACAACTTCCTGGACAAGGAAGACGTGAAGTGGATGATGGCGGTGAAGTCGGTGCTGTCCGGCCACGAGGTCGGCGACATCGGCAAGTACAACGGCGGCCAGAAAGGCATGTTCTGGCTGATGACCGGCTGCATGCTGGTGCTGGTGTGCACCGGCTTCATCATGTGGCGGCCGTACTTCGCGATGTACTTCCCCATCCCGGTGATCCGCGTGGCCCTGCTCCTGCACGCCTGGAGCGCGCTGATCCTGATCGCCGGCATCATCGTCCACGTCTACGCCGCCATCTGGGTGCGCGGCACGATACGGGCGATGGTGGAAGGCGTGGTCACCCATGCCTGGGCCAAGAAGCATCATCCGCGCTGGTACCGTGAAATGACCGGAGACAAGAACAAGCCATGA
- a CDS encoding STAS domain-containing protein: MPRARKKPDAKDSAPAAPAAAVFQLTLSGEQTIYQAAELHQQLHAALAGHAAIELDLSCVGELDCAIAQVLLWLRRESLRKDVALRFIAPSPASLDFIRLVGLQGQLSLEEVAHGS, from the coding sequence ATGCCGCGCGCCCGCAAAAAACCAGACGCCAAAGACAGCGCGCCCGCCGCGCCGGCCGCCGCCGTTTTCCAACTGACGCTCAGCGGAGAACAAACCATTTACCAGGCGGCGGAACTGCATCAGCAGCTCCACGCCGCCCTCGCCGGCCACGCCGCCATCGAACTGGACCTGTCCTGCGTCGGAGAGCTGGACTGCGCCATCGCCCAGGTCTTGCTGTGGCTGCGCCGGGAAAGCCTGCGCAAGGACGTCGCGTTGCGCTTCATCGCCCCCAGCCCGGCCTCGCTGGACTTCATCCGCCTGGTGGGCCTGCAAGGCCAGCTCTCTTTGGAGGAGGTCGCGCATGGATCTTGA
- the fdhE gene encoding formate dehydrogenase accessory protein FdhE: MSIRIVPLDEAGRLQTAAGEIPPLLLPQPAERYLARSRRLTALADGHPMAAYLAFAARIAAAQHRLVREQPVTLPPRGDYFHHCAEHGLPPLGAAAWPRDPVWRNLLRALCAELAALPGPAGQMARELEQTDDAALESAARALLDGDFAAVGSARAPLLWAALSVYFSQLAAQLQVTAVAEPDDARHLCPVCAMPPVASVVRLGNESGLRYLHCSLCESEWHLVRAKCSNCEATRDIGYWSLEQGDSQQAAVRGESCGDCGSYLKILALDKDLDAEPAADDLATLALDQQLEQRGFARSGVNPLLFPG, from the coding sequence ATGAGCATACGCATCGTCCCCCTGGACGAGGCTGGCCGGCTGCAAACCGCGGCGGGAGAGATCCCGCCGTTATTGCTGCCCCAGCCCGCCGAACGCTATCTGGCCCGCAGCCGGCGCCTGACGGCGCTGGCCGACGGCCACCCGATGGCGGCCTATCTGGCCTTCGCCGCCCGCATCGCCGCGGCTCAGCACCGCCTGGTGCGCGAACAGCCGGTGACGCTGCCGCCGCGCGGCGATTACTTCCATCATTGCGCCGAGCACGGCCTGCCGCCGCTGGGCGCCGCCGCCTGGCCGCGCGATCCGGTCTGGCGCAATCTGCTGCGCGCGCTGTGCGCGGAGCTCGCCGCCCTGCCCGGCCCCGCCGGCCAGATGGCGCGCGAGCTGGAACAGACGGACGACGCCGCGCTGGAAAGCGCCGCCCGCGCGCTGCTGGACGGCGACTTCGCCGCCGTCGGCTCGGCGCGCGCGCCCTTGCTGTGGGCGGCGCTGTCGGTCTACTTCAGCCAGCTGGCCGCGCAACTGCAGGTGACGGCGGTGGCCGAGCCCGACGACGCCCGCCACCTGTGCCCGGTGTGCGCGATGCCGCCGGTGGCCAGCGTGGTGCGCCTCGGCAACGAGTCCGGCCTGCGCTATCTGCATTGCAGCCTGTGCGAGAGCGAATGGCATCTGGTGCGCGCCAAGTGCAGCAATTGCGAGGCGACCCGCGACATCGGCTACTGGTCGCTGGAGCAAGGCGACAGCCAGCAGGCCGCGGTGCGCGGCGAAAGCTGCGGCGACTGTGGCAGCTATCTGAAGATCCTGGCGCTGGACAAGGACCTGGACGCCGAGCCGGCGGCCGACGATCTGGCCACGCTGGCGCTGGACCAGCAGCTGGAGCAGCGCGGCTTCGCCCGCAGCGGGGTCAATCCGCTGCTGTTTCCCGGCTAA
- a CDS encoding chemotaxis protein CheA: MDLELALQTFFEESNDLLGEMESILLDAEADSTTTEQLNALFRSMHTIKGSAGLFGLDVVVGFTHEVENVLDLLRDGALRLDDMLTGLLLRCHDHVKEMLTALAAKDNLERFAGTELLDELVAYSRAAGGAAAQEAPAGMEQTEAPSEPQPEPAAPLPEQWLLSLRFGPDMLRNGMDPSSFIRYLATIGEIDRIEAVATQLPSGDDFNPETNYLRLEALYRSQEAQQTLLDVFEFAREDSEVHIWPWPPSSRQQAQTLASAPREEADAVQAVWLRFGLEPAADAAEPEAAFAEAEATAPSVEIVEFAPDEPLAADAVSDAPADAAPEAPAARAAAKTAGDAKSGKSAESKFIKVEAGKLDSLINLIGELVIAGAAANLVARRSQQSALVESTQTIANLIEQIRAGTLSMRMIQIGEIFNRFPRVARDVSRELGKDIQLHISGAETELDKSMVEKLGDPLMHIVRNAIDHGIETTERRLAGGKPAEGHVWLNAYHESGSIVIEVADDGGGLNQERILAKAVERGLLPADMALPEQDVFRLIFEAGFSTADQVTNISGRGVGMDVVRKSIEQLRGTIDIESELGLGTTFRIRLPLTLAIIDGFLVEVAAATFVVPLEAVIECIELPAALDKDSVHDCLNLRGELLPLLRLDGFLELPAVAAKRRNVVVVHYGERKAGLVVDALLGEFQTVIKPLGNLFRHLKAISGSTILGTGEVALILDVPALIHHATQKEAERYALLPAREWEAGTTNTAAKTDRSAQ; this comes from the coding sequence ATGGATCTTGAACTGGCGCTGCAAACCTTCTTCGAAGAATCCAACGATCTGCTGGGGGAGATGGAAAGCATTCTGCTCGACGCGGAAGCCGACTCCACCACCACGGAACAGTTGAACGCCCTGTTCCGCTCCATGCACACCATCAAGGGCTCGGCCGGGCTGTTCGGCCTGGACGTCGTCGTCGGCTTCACCCATGAAGTGGAAAACGTGCTGGACCTGCTGCGCGACGGCGCACTGCGGCTGGACGATATGCTGACCGGCCTGCTGCTGCGCTGCCACGACCACGTCAAGGAAATGCTGACCGCGCTGGCGGCCAAGGACAACCTGGAGCGTTTCGCCGGCACCGAGCTGCTGGACGAGCTGGTCGCCTACAGCCGCGCCGCCGGCGGCGCGGCCGCCCAGGAGGCGCCGGCCGGGATGGAGCAAACGGAAGCGCCGTCCGAGCCGCAGCCCGAGCCCGCCGCGCCGCTGCCGGAGCAATGGCTGCTGTCGCTGCGCTTCGGTCCGGACATGCTGCGCAACGGCATGGACCCGTCGTCCTTTATCCGCTATCTCGCCACCATAGGCGAGATCGACCGGATCGAGGCCGTCGCCACCCAGCTGCCAAGCGGCGACGACTTTAATCCGGAAACCAATTATCTGCGCCTGGAGGCGCTGTACCGCAGCCAGGAGGCGCAGCAGACGCTGCTGGACGTTTTCGAGTTCGCGCGCGAAGACAGCGAGGTCCATATCTGGCCGTGGCCGCCCAGCTCGCGGCAGCAGGCTCAGACCCTGGCCAGCGCGCCGCGGGAGGAGGCCGACGCGGTCCAGGCGGTATGGCTGCGCTTTGGCCTGGAGCCCGCAGCCGATGCCGCCGAGCCGGAAGCGGCGTTCGCCGAAGCAGAGGCGACGGCGCCGTCGGTGGAAATCGTGGAGTTCGCGCCGGACGAACCGCTTGCCGCCGACGCCGTGTCCGATGCCCCCGCCGACGCCGCGCCGGAAGCGCCCGCCGCGCGCGCCGCCGCCAAAACCGCCGGCGACGCCAAAAGCGGCAAATCGGCCGAAAGCAAATTCATCAAAGTGGAGGCCGGCAAACTGGACAGCCTGATCAATCTGATAGGCGAACTGGTGATCGCCGGCGCCGCCGCCAATCTGGTGGCGCGCCGCTCGCAGCAAAGCGCGCTGGTGGAGTCCACCCAGACCATCGCCAATCTGATCGAACAGATCCGCGCCGGCACGCTGTCCATGCGCATGATACAGATAGGCGAAATCTTCAACCGCTTCCCGCGCGTGGCGCGCGACGTCTCGCGCGAACTGGGCAAGGACATCCAGCTGCACATCTCCGGCGCGGAGACCGAGCTGGACAAATCCATGGTGGAAAAACTGGGCGATCCGCTGATGCACATCGTGCGCAACGCCATCGACCACGGCATAGAAACCACCGAGCGCCGGCTGGCCGGCGGCAAGCCGGCCGAAGGCCATGTCTGGCTCAACGCCTACCATGAATCCGGCAGCATCGTGATCGAAGTGGCCGACGACGGCGGCGGCCTCAACCAAGAGCGCATCCTGGCCAAGGCGGTGGAGCGCGGCCTGCTGCCCGCCGACATGGCGCTGCCGGAGCAGGACGTGTTCCGCCTGATCTTCGAGGCCGGCTTCTCCACCGCGGACCAGGTCACCAACATCTCCGGCCGCGGCGTGGGCATGGACGTGGTGAGGAAAAGCATAGAGCAGCTGCGCGGCACCATAGACATCGAATCCGAACTGGGCTTAGGCACCACCTTCCGCATCCGGCTGCCGCTGACCCTGGCCATCATCGACGGCTTCCTGGTGGAAGTCGCCGCCGCCACCTTCGTGGTGCCGCTGGAAGCGGTGATCGAATGCATAGAGCTGCCCGCCGCGCTGGACAAGGACAGCGTTCACGACTGCCTGAATCTGCGCGGCGAACTGCTGCCCTTGCTGCGCCTGGACGGCTTTCTGGAACTGCCCGCCGTCGCGGCCAAACGCCGCAACGTGGTGGTGGTGCACTACGGCGAACGCAAGGCCGGCCTGGTGGTGGACGCGCTGCTGGGCGAATTCCAGACCGTGATCAAGCCGCTGGGCAATCTGTTCCGCCACCTCAAGGCCATCAGCGGCTCCACCATTCTGGGCACCGGCGAAGTCGCCTTGATTCTCGACGTGCCCGCCCTGATCCACCATGCCACCCAAAAAGAGGCGGAGCGGTACGCGCTGCTTCCCGCCCGGGAATGGGAAGCTGGCACCACAAACACCGCGGCGAAAACGGATAGGAGCGCCCAATGA
- a CDS encoding response regulator → MAKTILIVDDSASLRQVVRMTLAGAGYEVLEAANGQEALDVLDGRKVHLIVSDVNMPLMDGIALLRNIKVHPNYKFTPVIMLTTESSEEKKQEGKAAGAKAWVVKPFQPPVLLTAVSKLILP, encoded by the coding sequence ATGGCCAAGACCATACTCATCGTCGATGACTCGGCCAGCCTGCGGCAGGTGGTTCGCATGACGCTCGCCGGCGCGGGCTATGAGGTGCTGGAGGCCGCCAACGGCCAGGAAGCCCTTGACGTGCTGGACGGACGCAAAGTCCATTTGATCGTCTCCGATGTGAACATGCCGTTGATGGACGGCATCGCGCTGCTGCGCAATATCAAGGTCCATCCCAATTACAAATTCACTCCGGTCATCATGCTGACCACGGAATCCTCCGAGGAAAAGAAGCAGGAAGGCAAGGCCGCCGGGGCCAAGGCCTGGGTGGTCAAACCCTTCCAGCCGCCGGTGCTGTTGACCGCCGTTTCCAAATTGATCCTACCCTGA